In Streptomyces capitiformicae, one genomic interval encodes:
- a CDS encoding DNA primase family protein: protein MTSPGNEAPALFDFNPEAVAAQIRGQAAAVPLPAQAVGERPPTERPAGEATAHGLLPDTLTDRGNAKLFVKLYANDYRHVSKIGWYRWDTTRWQLDEDDTVLWAAGDLAEHIAAHDPRGLFTNTALHKHRTRAMSTAGMHAMLSQAKSAPGMVLKPDRLDADPYALCTPQGIVDLRTGLLTAPDPNKDFHSRSTTVGPKPMRIIRWIRFLTDTFGDDPVGREMIDYLQLLLGYSITGDVGAQILPFLWGKGKNGKSVLLDVLMKLLGDYADAAPPGFLMAKPFEGHPTDLAELHGRRVYVCSEIKPDDKFDEARVKLLTGGDRIKARRMRQDPFSFEPTHKLWLLGNHKPEVGTGGFAFWRRMRLIPFERIVSDDRKIDNLADLLVMEEGPGILAWLIEGARRYLGGDRDLTGPERVRIATTAYAETEDNAGRFYAECCRLGPDLRAEQTALYNVYTAWCQNEGVKVVSSRAFAARTRELVGLTSPKEMILSNSRKYYPGIGLLTDQERDTGA, encoded by the coding sequence GTGACGTCCCCCGGCAACGAGGCCCCGGCCCTCTTCGACTTCAACCCCGAAGCCGTGGCCGCCCAGATCCGAGGCCAGGCCGCCGCCGTGCCGCTACCCGCCCAAGCGGTCGGCGAACGCCCGCCCACCGAGCGGCCTGCCGGAGAGGCAACCGCCCACGGTCTGCTGCCCGACACCCTGACCGACCGCGGCAACGCCAAGCTGTTCGTCAAGCTCTACGCCAACGACTACCGGCACGTCTCCAAGATCGGCTGGTACCGGTGGGACACCACCCGCTGGCAGCTCGACGAAGACGACACCGTCCTCTGGGCGGCCGGAGACCTCGCCGAGCACATCGCCGCCCACGACCCCCGTGGTCTGTTCACCAACACAGCCCTGCACAAGCACCGCACCCGCGCCATGTCGACCGCCGGCATGCACGCCATGCTCTCCCAGGCCAAGTCCGCACCCGGCATGGTCCTCAAGCCCGACCGCCTGGACGCCGACCCCTACGCCCTGTGCACCCCGCAGGGGATCGTCGACCTGCGCACCGGACTGCTCACTGCCCCCGACCCGAACAAGGACTTCCACTCCCGCTCGACCACCGTCGGCCCCAAGCCGATGCGCATCATCCGGTGGATCCGGTTCTTGACCGACACCTTCGGCGACGACCCGGTAGGCCGGGAGATGATCGACTACCTGCAGCTGCTGCTCGGGTACTCGATCACCGGCGACGTCGGCGCCCAGATCCTGCCCTTCTTGTGGGGCAAGGGAAAGAACGGCAAGAGCGTCCTGCTGGACGTGCTGATGAAGCTGCTCGGCGACTACGCGGACGCGGCTCCGCCTGGCTTCCTGATGGCCAAGCCGTTCGAGGGCCACCCCACCGACCTCGCCGAGCTTCACGGCCGGCGCGTCTACGTCTGCTCGGAGATCAAACCTGACGACAAGTTCGACGAGGCCCGGGTCAAGCTCCTGACGGGCGGCGACCGCATCAAGGCGCGCCGCATGCGCCAGGACCCCTTCAGCTTCGAACCGACTCACAAACTCTGGCTGTTGGGCAACCACAAGCCCGAGGTTGGCACGGGTGGCTTCGCGTTCTGGCGGCGCATGCGTCTGATCCCGTTCGAACGGATCGTCTCCGACGATCGGAAGATCGACAACCTGGCCGATCTCCTCGTCATGGAGGAAGGCCCCGGCATCCTTGCCTGGCTCATCGAGGGCGCCCGCCGCTATCTCGGCGGCGACCGCGACCTCACCGGCCCCGAGCGCGTGCGGATCGCGACGACCGCGTACGCCGAGACCGAGGACAACGCCGGGCGGTTCTACGCGGAATGCTGCCGACTCGGGCCCGACCTGCGCGCCGAGCAGACGGCGCTCTACAACGTCTACACGGCGTGGTGCCAGAATGAAGGCGTGAAGGTCGTCTCCTCGCGCGCGTTCGCCGCCCGCACCCGGGAACTGGTCGGGCTCACCTCACCCAAGGAGATGATCCTGTCCAACTCGCGCAAGTACTACCCGGGTATCGGACTGCTCACCGACCAGGAGAGGGACACCGGCGCATGA
- a CDS encoding helix-turn-helix domain-containing protein, whose protein sequence is MDTGDTSAAESGPAEALAELRRRLADGLAHRGLDQTQVARATGLSRGTVNRALSANAAPPSKSTVSALARALGMDPQPLLDLLTASAGGGGDRLSRSLGRPVAEWDPLDLEVRPAAVPHTTAGEAPGAPGMLPGYVCRPHDEALARLVADAAAGRSRMAVLVGSSSTGKTRACWEAVQPLAAAGWRLWQPVDPTRAEAALDELARVGPQTVVWLDEAQHYLGAGRGRGERVAAALTTLLTDPSRGPVLVLGTLWNEYAGAFTALPHPGQHDAHPNVRALLAHRRIRVPEKFDTVALGAAQALAEAGDRQLAAALERAEDGRLAQELAGGPELLHRYYTASPPARAILEAAMDARRLGVGLHLPLAFLEAAVEDYLTDSELDALDDNWLEQALAELGQPVHGKLAPLRRVRPRRAPRAPGTPAPAVERPGPVYRLADYLEQHGRHERSLLCPPASFWQAAADHLTYIPDELARLSRAALDRLRLGWAFHLLMQAVCGDGSDSAQEVVVLAHYRAAASGESAGEAVVQKAAGAGHRWALQALGVAADPGAEGGVVGISDAGGNSLIDLAERAMAAGDLLVAEDLALSVASTGDPQGARLLARLQEESGRLPDPSPRSQEPLSLADTEFLRRALLRAEEERHQDPETLAARALEMGNPQALLRLAELVYEGGDAATARDFIHRAADAGATAMLSYLLTKALYAQVTSWWPYGLDPDGTPSAPW, encoded by the coding sequence ATGGACACCGGGGACACGAGCGCGGCGGAGTCCGGGCCCGCTGAGGCGCTCGCCGAGCTGCGCCGTCGACTGGCCGACGGCCTCGCCCACCGAGGGCTGGACCAGACCCAGGTTGCTCGCGCCACCGGGCTGAGCCGCGGCACCGTCAACCGCGCCCTGAGCGCGAACGCCGCCCCGCCCTCCAAATCCACCGTCAGTGCCCTTGCCCGTGCGCTGGGCATGGATCCGCAGCCGCTGCTGGACCTCCTCACCGCCTCCGCCGGGGGAGGCGGTGACCGCCTGAGCAGGTCGCTGGGGCGGCCGGTCGCAGAGTGGGACCCTCTCGACCTCGAGGTCCGCCCTGCCGCCGTCCCACACACAACGGCGGGCGAGGCTCCGGGCGCGCCCGGGATGCTGCCCGGCTATGTGTGCCGCCCGCACGACGAGGCGCTGGCCCGGCTGGTGGCAGACGCGGCGGCCGGGCGCAGCCGGATGGCGGTGCTCGTCGGCTCCTCCTCCACCGGCAAGACGCGTGCCTGCTGGGAGGCCGTCCAGCCGCTGGCCGCCGCAGGGTGGCGGCTGTGGCAACCCGTCGATCCCACGCGCGCAGAGGCGGCTCTGGACGAGCTGGCACGGGTCGGTCCGCAGACGGTGGTGTGGCTGGACGAAGCCCAGCACTACCTCGGTGCCGGTAGGGGGCGCGGTGAACGCGTGGCCGCTGCCCTGACCACCCTGCTCACCGACCCGTCACGAGGCCCGGTCCTCGTTCTGGGCACGCTGTGGAACGAGTACGCTGGCGCCTTTACCGCCCTGCCGCACCCTGGCCAGCACGATGCGCACCCGAACGTGCGGGCGTTGCTCGCCCATCGGCGTATCAGGGTCCCCGAGAAGTTCGACACGGTCGCGCTCGGCGCCGCGCAGGCGCTCGCCGAGGCCGGCGACCGGCAACTCGCCGCCGCCCTCGAGCGAGCAGAAGACGGGCGTCTGGCGCAGGAGCTGGCTGGAGGGCCCGAGCTGCTGCACCGGTATTACACCGCTTCTCCCCCTGCCCGTGCGATCCTGGAGGCCGCCATGGACGCCCGCCGCCTCGGCGTAGGCCTCCACCTCCCCCTGGCCTTCCTCGAAGCGGCAGTCGAGGACTACCTCACCGACAGCGAGCTCGACGCCCTGGACGACAACTGGCTCGAGCAGGCCCTGGCCGAACTCGGGCAGCCGGTCCACGGCAAGCTCGCGCCCCTGCGCCGTGTCCGGCCGCGCCGCGCCCCTCGCGCCCCCGGCACACCTGCTCCTGCCGTGGAACGGCCCGGACCGGTGTATCGGCTGGCGGACTACCTCGAGCAGCATGGCCGCCACGAACGGAGCCTGCTGTGCCCGCCGGCCTCGTTCTGGCAGGCCGCCGCCGATCACCTCACCTACATCCCTGACGAGCTCGCCCGTCTGTCGCGGGCCGCGCTGGACCGGCTCCGCCTTGGCTGGGCGTTCCATCTGCTCATGCAAGCCGTATGCGGCGATGGCAGCGACAGCGCCCAGGAGGTGGTGGTGCTCGCTCACTACAGGGCAGCGGCGAGCGGAGAGAGCGCTGGCGAGGCTGTCGTCCAGAAGGCCGCCGGTGCCGGCCATCGTTGGGCTCTTCAGGCTCTCGGCGTTGCCGCCGATCCCGGAGCGGAAGGCGGCGTTGTTGGCATCAGCGATGCAGGCGGCAACTCGCTCATCGACCTCGCCGAACGTGCCATGGCCGCTGGAGATCTACTTGTTGCCGAGGATCTCGCCTTGAGCGTCGCCAGTACTGGCGATCCGCAGGGGGCCCGGCTGCTCGCCCGGCTGCAGGAGGAATCCGGCAGACTGCCGGATCCGTCGCCTCGGTCCCAAGAGCCTCTCAGCCTGGCCGACACTGAGTTCCTGCGCCGCGCGCTCCTGCGTGCCGAAGAGGAGAGACATCAAGATCCGGAAACCCTCGCCGCCCGAGCCCTCGAAATGGGAAACCCCCAGGCACTCCTGAGGCTCGCCGAGCTCGTGTACGAGGGCGGCGATGCTGCGACAGCCCGCGATTTCATCCACCGGGCAGCCGACGCAGGCGCCACCGCGATGCTCTCTTACCTCCTTACGAAGGCTCTGTACGCGCAGGTCACGTCCTGGTGGCCGTACGGGCTCGACCCGGACGGCACACCGTCCGCACCCTGGTGA
- a CDS encoding DUF6009 family protein, producing MSSLIDADEISHETDFVWLEDFEQLDYVRQSLDRLPTRKGKPAYHRDGRMVGYAILGPDAKPSRASGTFRRRVFWLLPHDRDTEPDGLYAKSAPAEAIDPRTLEPRVKGYKTERSEGGPPSAAMQELGIQLPL from the coding sequence ATGAGTTCCCTGATCGACGCGGACGAGATCAGCCACGAGACCGACTTCGTGTGGCTGGAGGACTTCGAGCAGCTCGACTACGTCCGCCAGAGCCTGGACCGGCTGCCCACCCGCAAGGGCAAACCCGCCTACCACCGCGACGGCCGCATGGTCGGCTACGCGATCCTCGGCCCCGACGCTAAGCCCTCCCGCGCCTCCGGCACCTTCCGCCGCCGCGTCTTCTGGCTCCTGCCCCACGACCGCGACACCGAGCCCGACGGGCTGTACGCCAAGAGCGCCCCCGCCGAGGCTATCGATCCCCGCACCCTCGAACCCCGCGTCAAGGGCTACAAGACCGAACGCTCCGAAGGGGGCCCGCCCTCGGCCGCCATGCAGGAACTCGGCATACAACTCCCCCTGTAA
- a CDS encoding bifunctional DNA primase/polymerase, whose product MSAAQWYARRGWPVHPLAAGRKTPVANCRQCREHVHPPAACPCLRAGRWCHSFHAATLNQERIQQWWGSHPEFGIGVSCGPAGLVVVDIDAHGAEPPTRDRILPGIPIGEQVDLTGLANGFHTLAVLAALRGQRSPAEDTTTLRVRTPSGGLHVWYRAAANRRWLSSVGSSPGRALAWQVDIRAHGSYIIAPGTTTQQGSYTPLGETREPAALPLWLAQELDRTGHLPAPSIPAPRPVPPRAQQAVLAAGGGRAERTLAAVLAPVEACGQVAEGAGFSDTLNRAAYTLGGLVAAGRLTQAEAEQALKDTAAAARPGQEPRIEQIIRSGLAAGLTKPLHARGRRS is encoded by the coding sequence TTGTCCGCCGCCCAGTGGTACGCCCGTCGGGGCTGGCCCGTCCACCCGCTCGCCGCTGGCCGTAAGACGCCCGTCGCGAATTGCCGTCAGTGCCGTGAGCACGTCCACCCGCCTGCCGCCTGCCCCTGCCTTCGGGCTGGCCGCTGGTGCCACAGCTTCCATGCCGCCACCCTCAACCAGGAGCGCATCCAGCAGTGGTGGGGGAGCCACCCCGAGTTCGGGATCGGTGTCTCCTGTGGCCCGGCCGGCCTGGTGGTGGTCGACATCGACGCCCACGGTGCCGAGCCACCTACGCGGGACCGGATCCTGCCCGGCATCCCCATCGGGGAGCAGGTCGACTTGACCGGTCTCGCCAACGGCTTCCACACCCTCGCCGTCCTGGCCGCACTTCGCGGTCAGCGCAGCCCCGCCGAGGACACCACCACCCTGCGCGTACGGACCCCCTCCGGTGGGCTGCACGTGTGGTACCGGGCCGCTGCAAACCGCCGCTGGCTGTCCTCCGTCGGCTCCAGTCCGGGCCGCGCGCTTGCCTGGCAGGTCGACATCCGCGCCCACGGCAGTTACATCATCGCCCCCGGTACGACTACCCAGCAGGGCTCCTACACCCCGCTCGGCGAGACCCGCGAACCTGCTGCGCTGCCCCTGTGGCTCGCCCAGGAACTCGACCGCACGGGGCACCTGCCCGCGCCCAGCATCCCGGCTCCCCGCCCCGTCCCCCCGCGCGCCCAGCAGGCCGTCCTCGCCGCCGGCGGCGGCCGCGCGGAGCGCACCCTCGCCGCCGTCCTCGCCCCCGTCGAGGCCTGCGGCCAGGTCGCCGAAGGCGCGGGCTTTTCCGACACACTCAACCGCGCCGCCTACACACTCGGCGGCCTCGTCGCTGCCGGCCGCCTCACCCAGGCGGAGGCCGAGCAGGCCCTCAAGGACACCGCGGCCGCCGCCCGCCCCGGCCAGGAACCGCGCATCGAGCAGATCATCCGCAGCGGCCTCGCCGCAGGCCTGACAAAACCGCTCCACGCCAGAGGGAGGCGCTCGTGA